Proteins encoded within one genomic window of Bradyrhizobium sp. 186:
- the serA gene encoding phosphoglycerate dehydrogenase: MTKPKVLISDALSPAAVQIFKDRGVEVDFQPNLGKDKDKLAEIIGNYDGLAIRSATKATAKILEKATNLKVIGRAGIGVDNVEIPAATAKGIIVMNTPFGNSITTAEHAVTLMLALAREIPQADASTQAGKWEKNRFMGVEITGKVLGVVGCGNIGSIVADRALGLRMKVVAFDPFLSPERAKDIGVEKVELDDLLKRADFITLHTPLTEKTRNIIDAAAIAKMKKGVRLINCARGGLVDEQAVIDALNSKHIAGAAFDVFVEEPATSNVLFGHPNVICTPHLGASTTEAQENVALQVAEQMSDYLLTGAISNAVNFPSITAEEAPKLKPFIALAEKLGSFAGQLTESGILKVQITYEGHVAEMKIKAITSAVLSGLLRPMLGEVNVVSAPVVAKERGMVVDEIVRAAQSDYESLITVTVTTERQERSVSGTVYHDGKPRLVDIKGIRVDAEFGKSMIYVTNEDKPGFIGKFASLLGDAKINIATFHLGRAAPGSDAIALIEVDGPVPAEVLAKVQALPQVKQVKALTF, translated from the coding sequence ATGACCAAACCCAAAGTTCTCATTTCCGACGCGCTCTCTCCCGCCGCCGTGCAGATCTTCAAGGATCGCGGCGTCGAGGTCGACTTCCAGCCCAATCTCGGCAAGGACAAGGACAAGCTCGCCGAGATCATCGGCAATTACGACGGCCTTGCGATCCGCTCCGCGACCAAGGCGACGGCCAAGATCCTGGAGAAGGCAACCAACCTCAAGGTGATCGGTCGCGCCGGTATCGGCGTCGACAACGTCGAGATCCCCGCGGCGACCGCCAAGGGTATCATCGTGATGAACACGCCGTTCGGCAATTCGATCACGACCGCCGAGCACGCCGTCACCCTGATGCTGGCGCTGGCGCGCGAGATCCCGCAGGCCGACGCCTCGACCCAGGCCGGCAAGTGGGAGAAGAACCGCTTCATGGGCGTCGAGATCACCGGCAAGGTGCTCGGCGTGGTCGGTTGCGGCAACATCGGCTCGATCGTCGCCGACCGCGCGCTCGGCCTGCGCATGAAGGTCGTCGCCTTCGATCCGTTCCTGTCGCCGGAGCGCGCCAAGGACATCGGCGTCGAGAAGGTCGAGCTCGACGACCTGCTCAAGCGCGCCGACTTCATCACTTTGCACACCCCGCTCACCGAGAAGACCAGGAACATCATCGACGCAGCCGCGATCGCCAAGATGAAGAAGGGCGTGCGCCTGATCAACTGCGCCCGCGGCGGCCTGGTCGACGAGCAGGCGGTAATCGACGCGCTGAACTCCAAGCACATCGCGGGCGCCGCTTTCGACGTCTTCGTCGAGGAGCCCGCGACCTCGAACGTGCTGTTCGGCCATCCCAACGTGATCTGCACGCCGCATCTCGGGGCGTCCACCACCGAAGCGCAGGAGAACGTCGCGCTCCAGGTCGCCGAACAGATGTCGGACTATCTGCTTACCGGCGCGATCTCGAATGCCGTCAACTTCCCCTCGATCACGGCGGAAGAGGCGCCGAAGCTGAAGCCGTTCATCGCGCTCGCCGAGAAGCTCGGCTCGTTTGCCGGCCAGCTCACCGAGTCCGGCATCCTCAAGGTGCAGATCACCTATGAGGGCCACGTCGCCGAGATGAAGATCAAGGCGATCACCTCCGCCGTGCTGTCGGGCCTGCTGCGGCCGATGCTGGGCGAAGTCAACGTGGTGTCCGCGCCGGTCGTCGCCAAGGAGCGCGGCATGGTGGTCGACGAGATCGTGCGCGCCGCCCAAAGCGACTATGAGAGCCTGATCACCGTCACCGTCACCACCGAGCGCCAGGAGCGTTCGGTCTCGGGCACCGTCTATCACGACGGCAAGCCGCGGCTCGTCGACATCAAGGGCATTCGCGTCGACGCCGAGTTCGGCAAGTCGATGATCTACGTGACCAACGAGGACAAGCCGGGCTTCATCGGCAAGTTCGCAAGCCTGCTCGGCGACGCCAAGATCAACATCGCGACCTTCCATCTCGGCCGCGCCGCGCCCGGCAGCGATGCCATCGCGCTGATCGAGGTCGACGGCCCCGTGCCGGCCGAGGTGCTCGCCAAGGTGCAGG